In Sporosarcina sp. PTS2304, a genomic segment contains:
- the prli42 gene encoding stressosome-associated protein Prli42, translated as MSNKKIQKTVVYLMIVAMIASTLFMGLSVFF; from the coding sequence ATGAGTAATAAAAAAATCCAAAAAACTGTCGTCTACTTAATGATTGTTGCCATGATCGCGTCTACGCTTTTCATGGGCCTCAGCGTATTCTTTTGA
- the mce gene encoding methylmalonyl-CoA epimerase, whose product MNKVDHIGIAVRNIEKSLDYYIHTLGLTVMAIEEVASQGVKVAFIDAHNVKIELLEPMSDTSPIAKFIEKRGEGVHHIAFGVSDIRTRMQELHEKGVQLLSDEPKPGAGGAEVAFLHPKSSYGVLYELCEKTKGEE is encoded by the coding sequence ATGAACAAAGTAGATCACATTGGGATTGCGGTTAGAAATATTGAAAAGTCATTGGATTACTACATACATACACTTGGCCTTACAGTCATGGCAATTGAAGAAGTGGCAAGTCAAGGCGTGAAAGTGGCATTTATCGATGCGCATAACGTGAAAATTGAATTGCTGGAGCCAATGTCTGACACGAGCCCGATTGCCAAATTTATTGAAAAGCGCGGAGAAGGAGTACACCATATCGCATTTGGCGTCTCGGATATTCGTACGAGAATGCAAGAATTACATGAAAAAGGGGTACAGTTGCTGTCAGATGAACCAAAACCGGGGGCAGGCGGAGCAGAAGTTGCGTTTTTACATCCGAAATCATCATATGGCGTGCTGTATGAATTATGTGAAAAGACCAAGGGGGAAGAATAA
- a CDS encoding acyl-CoA carboxylase subunit beta: MNIYDKINELYDKKREIELGGGDERIMKQHEKGKLTARERIELLLDEGTFVELNPFVVHRTRDFGMDKLEGPGDGVVTGYGKIHGRPIYLFSQDFTVFGGALGEMHAMKIANVMDLAAKNGAPFIGLNDSGGARIQEGVLSLDGYGEIFYRNAIYSGVIPQISVILGPCAGGAVYSPAITDFVIMTDKTSQMFITGPKVIETVTGEKISSEGLGGAKVHNTISGNAHLRGESEEVVLEKVRDLLTYLPQNNTEKTPIQPYEEQDDYREDLAEVVPYETIRPYDVRKVLEHVVDEGSFFEIQPEFAKNAVVGYARMKGETVGFVCNQPKVMAGGLDIDSSDKIARFIRTCDSFNIPIITFEDVTGFFPGIKQEHGGIIRHGAKILYAYSEATVPKITLILRKAFGGAYVALNSKSIGADVVYAWPNAEVAVMGAEGAANIIFARDIAKSEDPEATRAAKIEEYREKFANPYVAASHGMIDDVIDPRETRIKLLQALEMMRNKQEDRPKKKHGNIPL, from the coding sequence ATGAATATTTACGATAAAATTAATGAACTGTATGACAAGAAGCGCGAAATCGAGCTAGGTGGCGGCGACGAGCGGATTATGAAGCAACACGAAAAAGGAAAATTGACAGCTCGCGAGCGTATCGAATTATTGCTAGACGAAGGAACATTCGTTGAACTAAATCCTTTCGTAGTTCACCGTACACGCGATTTCGGCATGGACAAACTCGAAGGACCAGGCGACGGTGTCGTAACAGGTTACGGAAAAATCCACGGCCGTCCGATTTATTTATTCTCACAAGATTTCACTGTATTCGGCGGAGCACTTGGGGAAATGCACGCGATGAAAATTGCCAATGTAATGGATCTAGCTGCTAAAAATGGTGCGCCTTTCATCGGCTTAAACGATTCAGGCGGTGCGCGTATTCAAGAAGGAGTATTGTCACTGGACGGATACGGAGAAATTTTCTATCGTAATGCGATTTATTCTGGCGTCATTCCGCAAATCTCTGTTATTTTAGGACCTTGTGCAGGCGGCGCGGTGTATTCTCCAGCAATTACAGATTTCGTTATTATGACGGACAAAACGAGCCAAATGTTCATTACAGGACCTAAAGTAATCGAAACGGTCACAGGTGAAAAGATTTCATCTGAAGGACTGGGCGGCGCAAAAGTTCATAACACGATTAGCGGAAACGCACATTTACGTGGAGAAAGTGAAGAAGTGGTTCTTGAAAAAGTTCGTGACTTGTTGACCTATTTGCCACAGAATAATACAGAAAAAACACCGATTCAACCGTATGAAGAGCAAGATGATTACCGCGAAGATTTAGCGGAAGTCGTACCGTACGAAACGATTCGTCCGTATGATGTACGTAAAGTATTGGAGCATGTAGTAGACGAAGGGTCATTTTTTGAAATCCAGCCGGAATTTGCGAAAAATGCAGTAGTCGGCTATGCACGTATGAAAGGTGAAACGGTTGGATTCGTTTGTAATCAGCCAAAAGTGATGGCGGGGGGACTCGATATCGACTCTTCCGATAAAATCGCACGTTTCATCCGCACATGTGACTCATTCAATATTCCGATCATTACATTTGAAGACGTGACGGGCTTCTTCCCGGGAATCAAACAAGAGCACGGCGGCATCATTCGTCACGGCGCGAAAATCTTGTATGCATATTCAGAAGCAACAGTACCAAAAATCACGTTAATCTTGCGCAAAGCATTTGGGGGCGCGTATGTTGCATTGAACTCGAAGTCGATTGGTGCGGATGTAGTGTATGCTTGGCCAAACGCAGAAGTAGCTGTAATGGGAGCGGAAGGGGCAGCGAATATTATCTTCGCACGCGATATCGCGAAAAGTGAAGATCCTGAAGCGACTCGTGCAGCGAAAATCGAAGAATACCGCGAGAAGTTTGCGAATCCATACGTAGCGGCTTCACACGGCATGATTGACGATGTCATTGACCCGCGTGAAACACGTATTAAGCTACTGCAAGCACTTGAAATGATGCGTAATAAACAGGAAGATCGTCCGAAGAAGAAGCACGGCAACATACCTCTATAA
- a CDS encoding M20/M25/M40 family metallo-hydrolase, translating into MNETRLLEEFLELVKIDSETKNERQIADVLTKKLEALGFEVTEDDTAETTGHGAGNLIANLAGTLDADPIYFTCHMDTVVPGQQIKPIVKEDGYVYSDGTTILGADDKAGIAALLELAKVLQESGKPHGPIQFIITAGEESGLVGAKAMNPNYLKAKYGFAIDSDGKVGGIVTAAPYQSKLWTTIYGRTAHAGVAPEKGISAITLAAKSIAGMKLGRIDRETTANIGRFEGGRATNIVCEEAFILSEVRSIQPDKMQRQIDSMIEKFSTTSRSLGGRAETKTELMYPGFHLQDDEVVVQVAMQAIRNVGRKPQTMTSGGGSDGNVFNGMGVPTVTLSVGYEEIHTKQERMPIEELNKLTELLLEIVDLASNQAN; encoded by the coding sequence TTGAATGAAACACGTCTGTTAGAAGAGTTTTTGGAGTTAGTGAAAATTGATTCTGAAACGAAAAACGAACGTCAAATTGCGGATGTGCTCACGAAGAAATTAGAAGCACTCGGTTTTGAAGTGACTGAAGATGACACAGCTGAAACAACGGGACACGGCGCCGGGAATTTAATCGCTAATTTGGCGGGTACGTTGGACGCTGATCCGATTTATTTCACCTGTCATATGGATACAGTCGTTCCAGGCCAGCAAATAAAGCCGATCGTTAAAGAGGATGGCTATGTATACAGTGATGGCACGACGATTTTAGGTGCCGACGACAAAGCAGGAATCGCAGCTCTTCTTGAACTAGCGAAAGTACTTCAGGAATCCGGCAAGCCTCATGGTCCGATTCAATTCATCATAACAGCTGGAGAGGAAAGTGGGCTCGTCGGCGCAAAAGCGATGAATCCGAACTACTTGAAAGCGAAATACGGTTTTGCGATTGACAGCGATGGAAAGGTTGGCGGCATTGTCACGGCTGCCCCTTACCAATCGAAGCTGTGGACGACGATTTACGGCAGAACGGCGCATGCAGGCGTTGCGCCTGAAAAAGGGATTTCGGCTATCACGCTTGCGGCTAAATCCATTGCAGGCATGAAACTGGGCCGCATTGATCGCGAAACGACTGCGAATATCGGACGATTTGAAGGGGGACGCGCAACGAATATCGTTTGTGAAGAAGCGTTCATTTTATCCGAAGTCCGGTCTATTCAGCCTGACAAAATGCAGCGTCAAATCGATTCAATGATAGAAAAATTCAGTACGACAAGCCGATCACTTGGTGGACGTGCGGAAACGAAGACGGAATTGATGTATCCTGGCTTCCATTTACAAGACGATGAAGTAGTCGTGCAAGTCGCGATGCAAGCGATTCGCAACGTCGGACGCAAACCGCAGACGATGACGAGCGGTGGCGGAAGTGACGGAAATGTCTTTAATGGCATGGGTGTCCCGACTGTGACATTGTCTGTTGGCTATGAAGAAATTCATACGAAACAGGAGCGGATGCCGATCGAAGAGTTGAATAAGCTAACAGAATTGCTGTTGGAAATAGTTGACTTGGCTAGTAATCAAGCGAACTAA
- a CDS encoding chemotaxis protein CheW: MQAVIVQTGNEEYALPVESVVSIEKLEYITPIPHLPTYLLGLMKSRGELVPILDFSQILYHRPAARNEESHIVVLTTSQIEIGLLVLDAKEILELPEERLTSTALKAYSKTPYFTTVANLEDRVITVIDPELLATSLAGMDEISAYVREQSQTS, encoded by the coding sequence ATGCAAGCTGTCATCGTGCAAACAGGAAATGAAGAATATGCATTACCTGTAGAATCTGTCGTCTCCATTGAGAAACTTGAATACATTACACCGATCCCCCATCTGCCAACCTATTTATTAGGGCTGATGAAGTCGCGGGGAGAGTTGGTACCGATTTTGGACTTCAGTCAAATTTTGTACCATCGGCCTGCAGCACGTAACGAAGAATCGCATATTGTGGTTTTGACGACGAGTCAGATTGAAATTGGCTTATTGGTGTTGGATGCGAAAGAAATCTTGGAATTACCAGAAGAGCGACTGACGTCTACCGCATTGAAAGCTTATTCCAAGACACCTTATTTCACGACAGTAGCCAATTTGGAAGATCGTGTGATTACAGTCATTGACCCGGAACTGTTAGCGACTTCGTTGGCAGGCATGGATGAAATTTCTGCCTACGTCCGAGAACAAAGTCAAACATCGTAA
- a CDS encoding DNA polymerase IV codes for MTDQPNPRVIMHLDMNSFFASVEQAANPKLKGIPLAVAGNPKERRGILVTCSYEARAFGVYTTMTVGEARRLCPQLTIVPPRHELYRQMSDSVFEILRSYTECVEPVSIDEAYIDTTEIGGLTRAYELAEEIQQRIVQELDLPCSIGIAPNKFLAKTASDMKKPMGVTILRKRQVADILWPLPVLEMHGIGKRTEEKLHSAGIRTIGELAVAEKMIVERLLGKNGLRLQQRANGIDSRPVDPESAEERKSIGSSTTLPIDLLDLDECIPIFERLANKVAARLAAKSLAGVTVSIQIRYADWQQTTRSRTGDPVYLAEDITAIALELFTRHWNDEPIRLLGVTVSNVLERHEMVEQLTFDNFEQLEKEHQVDQLVSSLTKRFGDGAIKKGWSE; via the coding sequence ATGACGGATCAACCGAATCCACGAGTCATTATGCATCTTGATATGAATAGTTTTTTTGCTTCTGTCGAACAAGCGGCTAATCCGAAACTAAAAGGAATTCCACTCGCTGTAGCAGGCAATCCGAAAGAGCGACGAGGAATTTTAGTTACCTGCTCATATGAAGCGAGGGCGTTCGGGGTGTATACGACGATGACAGTTGGGGAAGCGAGACGACTTTGCCCACAGTTAACGATTGTTCCACCGCGTCACGAATTGTATCGCCAAATGTCCGATTCCGTTTTTGAAATTTTACGCAGTTATACAGAATGTGTCGAGCCTGTTTCGATCGATGAAGCGTATATTGATACGACGGAAATCGGCGGACTGACACGCGCATATGAGCTGGCGGAAGAAATCCAGCAACGTATTGTACAGGAATTGGATTTGCCTTGTTCGATCGGCATCGCACCGAATAAATTTTTAGCGAAAACCGCTTCTGATATGAAAAAACCGATGGGTGTGACTATTTTACGGAAGCGTCAAGTGGCCGATATCTTATGGCCGCTACCCGTTCTAGAGATGCATGGAATTGGCAAACGTACAGAAGAAAAATTGCATAGTGCCGGCATTCGCACCATTGGAGAATTAGCTGTCGCTGAGAAAATGATTGTAGAAAGACTGCTTGGAAAAAATGGTCTGCGTCTGCAACAACGGGCGAATGGAATCGATTCACGTCCTGTCGATCCCGAAAGTGCAGAAGAGCGGAAAAGCATCGGCAGCTCCACTACGTTACCGATCGATCTTCTAGATTTGGATGAATGTATTCCGATATTCGAACGATTGGCGAATAAAGTGGCGGCGCGTTTAGCAGCTAAATCGTTAGCGGGTGTGACGGTCAGTATTCAAATACGGTACGCAGACTGGCAACAGACGACTCGCAGCCGCACCGGTGATCCCGTGTATTTGGCAGAAGATATTACTGCGATTGCGCTCGAGTTGTTTACACGCCATTGGAATGACGAACCGATTCGATTGCTCGGCGTGACCGTTTCGAACGTGCTCGAGCGGCATGAAATGGTTGAACAACTAACATTCGATAATTTTGAACAGCTGGAAAAAGAACATCAAGTAGACCAACTCGTCTCTTCTCTGACGAAACGTTTTGGTGACGGTGCGATTAAAAAAGGCTGGTCGGAGTAA
- the rnz gene encoding ribonuclease Z, giving the protein MDIEFLGTGAGMPSKQRNTSALILDLTDENRENWLFDCGEATQHQLLYSTIKPKKITKIFITHLHGDHIFGLPGFLSSRAFLGGDDPVDLYGPAGLKEWLHHTYQVTGTYLPYKLNVHEVTDGLIVETEEFNVYAKEVQHVVKSFGFRIEQKELPGTLLIDKALESGVPKGPLLQKLKAGQDVVLADGRVVYSKDVTTERKPGFVLAVIGDTSYCKASVELARDADVLIHEATFTNEYAAGAKEFGHSTVVDAAMVAKEACVKELIVNHISSRFMASEMASFRAEGAAVFPRLSVAEDFMRFRWKHGELSCVKQ; this is encoded by the coding sequence ATGGATATAGAATTTTTAGGAACAGGCGCTGGCATGCCGTCTAAACAACGAAATACTTCAGCACTCATCCTCGATTTAACAGATGAAAATAGAGAAAACTGGTTGTTTGATTGTGGAGAAGCTACCCAGCATCAGCTGCTGTACAGCACTATTAAACCGAAGAAAATTACTAAAATTTTCATTACTCATTTGCATGGAGATCATATTTTCGGCTTACCGGGTTTTTTAAGTTCACGCGCATTTTTAGGGGGGGACGATCCGGTTGATCTTTACGGTCCTGCTGGGTTGAAAGAATGGCTGCACCATACGTATCAAGTAACGGGGACGTATTTGCCGTATAAGTTAAATGTCCATGAAGTGACAGACGGTTTGATAGTGGAGACGGAAGAGTTTAACGTTTATGCGAAGGAAGTGCAACATGTAGTAAAAAGTTTCGGTTTCCGTATTGAGCAGAAAGAATTACCTGGGACGTTATTGATTGACAAGGCGCTTGAATCCGGCGTGCCAAAAGGTCCTTTGCTGCAAAAGTTAAAGGCCGGTCAGGATGTGGTGTTAGCTGATGGACGTGTCGTATATAGTAAAGATGTGACGACTGAGCGCAAGCCAGGCTTTGTGTTGGCGGTCATTGGGGACACGTCTTATTGTAAGGCGTCGGTGGAGCTGGCGCGAGATGCGGATGTGTTGATTCATGAGGCGACGTTTACGAATGAGTATGCGGCGGGTGCGAAGGAGTTCGGACATTCGACGGTGGTGGATGCAGCGATGGTTGCGAAGGAAGCTTGTGTGAAGGAGCTGATCGTAAATCATATTAGTTCGCGTTTTATGGCGAGTGAGATGGCTAGTTTTCGTGCGGAGGGTGCTGCGGTGTTTCCGCGGTTGTCGGTTGCGGAAGATTTTATGCGGTTTCGTTGGAAGCATGGGGAGTTGAGTTGTGTGAAGCAGTAG
- the proC gene encoding pyrroline-5-carboxylate reductase, producing the protein MEKILFVGAGSMAEAIIAGIVEKQVLPGKQVYVMNRSDANRLCELEDRYGITKVCEDRSFISEIDLIVLATKPKDVQQVMKDIRPYITDHTAFLSVIAGISIETFESGLGARPIARSMPNTSATIGLSASGIAFNEEVTSEMRQSILSLLSAIGIVKVVEEDDLHAVTALSGSGPAYVYYLVEALEEAAVACGLDATDARELIVQTLEGAAAMLKTTGEEPITLRTNVTSPGGTTAAGLRALESHQFKSVIADCINSAEARSRELGAMS; encoded by the coding sequence ATGGAGAAAATTTTATTCGTTGGCGCTGGTTCTATGGCCGAAGCAATCATTGCAGGAATTGTAGAGAAGCAAGTGTTACCGGGGAAACAAGTGTATGTGATGAATCGTTCAGATGCGAATCGTTTATGTGAGCTGGAAGATCGTTACGGAATTACGAAAGTGTGCGAGGATCGTTCATTCATTTCGGAAATCGATTTAATCGTTTTGGCGACAAAACCAAAAGACGTCCAGCAAGTGATGAAAGACATTCGCCCGTACATTACCGACCATACGGCTTTTCTATCGGTCATCGCGGGTATTTCGATCGAGACATTTGAGAGTGGTCTAGGTGCTCGCCCAATCGCTCGTTCGATGCCGAACACGTCCGCGACGATCGGTTTGTCTGCAAGCGGTATTGCGTTCAATGAAGAAGTGACGAGCGAAATGAGACAGTCGATTCTTAGTCTTTTGAGCGCGATTGGTATTGTAAAAGTTGTAGAAGAAGACGATTTGCATGCAGTCACTGCCTTGTCCGGCAGCGGTCCAGCGTATGTGTATTATTTGGTTGAGGCGCTGGAAGAAGCTGCCGTCGCATGCGGCTTAGATGCTACTGACGCACGCGAGCTCATCGTCCAAACGTTAGAAGGTGCTGCGGCGATGTTGAAAACGACAGGTGAAGAACCGATTACGCTGCGCACGAACGTGACAAGCCCGGGTGGTACGACCGCAGCAGGCTTGCGCGCGTTGGAGTCGCACCAATTCAAATCGGTCATCGCTGACTGCATAAACAGCGCAGAAGCTAGATCCCGCGAACTCGGCGCGATGTCGTAA